From Myxocyprinus asiaticus isolate MX2 ecotype Aquarium Trade chromosome 25, UBuf_Myxa_2, whole genome shotgun sequence, one genomic window encodes:
- the oma1 gene encoding metalloendopeptidase OMA1, mitochondrial, whose amino-acid sequence MERMCIRLAKLDISSTLTTLKVIRWCGQRHVHSRPSVSVPARVDLIRTYSSSSLKPRGSVTVSPSHVCLRSRSGLLNTCLTAFKPPVQPAHEFHTSGRLRAVPAPFIWLLLKPLQKLVAIILGRSIRKWWLALPPNKKQLFREWTWRRRWHLAGSGAGLLFFISLFFLTHLDESPVTGRTRLLVFSRENFMELAQFTAEGYLEEFKEALIPASDPRHQVVERVVQHLAQRNQDIAEISSVSWNVHVVDGPTINAFILPNGEVFIFTGMLEAVADIHQLTFIMGHEMAHALIGHAAEQASLSHVVELLSLILLTAIWAICPRDSLAVLGQWIQGKLVQFLFDRPFSRKLEAEADQVGLQLAAKACADVRAGPVFWQQMEISDQLRGEPTIPEWLSTHPSHQNRVRQLDRLVPEALELRAHCDCPALPTADPRIIFSQSVRLLLENAKKQEIIEEEEKKEKERARVILPLPLIPPVPTQGSQPQLGGVLATSTLPQTLLNK is encoded by the exons aTGGAGCGGATGTGTATACGCTTGGCCAAACTCGACATTTCTTCGACTTTAACTACATTAAAAGTGATCAGATGGTGTGGACAGAGACACGTTCACTCCCGTCCATCTGTGTCTGTCCCTGCTCGGGTTGATCTGATTAGGACAtactcctcttcctctctgaaacCAAGAGGATCTGTCACTGTTTCCCCTTCACATGTTTGTCTAAGGTCAAGATCAGGGCTGCTCAACACATGTTTAACTGCATTCAAACCTCCAGTTCAACCCGCACATGAGTTTCACACGTCAGGCAGACTGAGAGCTGTCCCTGCGCCCTTCATCTGGCTGCTGCTGAAGCCCCTGCAGAAGCTCGTGGCCATCATACTGGGCAG GAGCATCAGAAAGTGGTGGTTGGCCCTGCCACCCAATAAAAAACAGTTGTTTCGTGAATGGACTTGGCGTAGACGCTGGCACTTGGCGGGGTCTGGGGCGGGACTGCTGTTCTTCATCTCTCTCTTCTTCCTCACCCACCTGGATGAGTCTCCAGTTACAGGAAGGACCAGGCTGCTGGTGTTCAGCAGAGAGAACTTTATGGAACTGGCTCAGTTCACTGCAGAAGGG TATTTGGAGGAGTTTAAGGAGGCTCTGATCCCTGCATCCGACCCCAGGCACCAGGTGGTGGAACGAGTGGTTCAGCATTTGGCACAGAGGAACCAGGACATTGCTGAGATTTCTTCTGTCAGCTGGAATGTCCATGTGGTGGACGGCCCCACCATCAACGCATTTATTTTGCCT aatGGGGAGGTTTTTATCTTTACAGGTATGCTGGAGGCTGTAGCAGACATCCATCAGCTGACCTTTATAATGGGGCATGAAATGGCTCACGCTCTGATTGGTCATGCA GCAGAGCAGGCCAGTTTGTCTCATGTGGTGGAGCTCTTGTCTCTTATTCTTCTAACGGCGATCTGGGCGATCTGTCCTCGGGACAGCCTGGCTGTGCTGGGCCAGTGGATTCAGGGCAAACTAGTGCAG TTCTTATTTGACCGACCCTTCAGTCGCAAGTTGGAGGCAGAGGCGGACCAGGTCGGATTGCAATTGGCTGCCAAG GCATGTGCTGACGTGAGGGCGGGGCCAGTGTTTTGGCAGCAGATGGAGATTTCTGATCAGCTGAGAGGGGAGCCCACCATCCCCGAGTGGCTGTCTACACACCCCTCCCACCAAAACCGTGTCAGACAGCTGGACCGCCTCGTCCCTgag GCTTTGGAGCTCCGTGCACACTGCGACTGTCCTGCCCTTCCCACAGCCGACCCCCGTATCATTTTCTCCCAGAGTGTTCGACTACTGCTGGAAAACGCCAAAAAACAAGAGATAATAGaggaagaggaaaagaaagagaaagagagagctcgAGTTATATTACCCCTCCCTCTAATCCCTCCTGTCCCAACTCAGGGGTCTCAGCCGCAGCTTGGGGGAGTGCTGGCCACATCCACTCTGCCACAGACTCTGCTTAATAAATGA